The region TCAAATGAATTCCAGCAGCACGTGCCATTTGAGTTAATCGCATAATACACTCCTCTACTTCTTTTGACGCAACCATCATTAAATCCGCTAACTCGTCAATAATTACCACAACAAATGGTAAAACCGTCTTTTTAATTTCATTCGTCTCATTTTGATGACGAACATAATCATTATAACCTTCAATATTACGAGTTCCACTCTCACTGAACAATTCATAGCGATATTCCATTTCCGTCACCACTTTTTTTAACGCAAGAGACGCAAGGCGTGGATCCGTCACAACTGGTGCTAATAAATGTGGAACCCCATTGTAACCATTTAACTCTACCTTTTTCGGGTCAATCATTAACATCTTCACTTCATTCGGAGTCGCACGCATTAAGATACTACAAATAATTGTATTAATACAAACTGACTTTCCTGAACCTGTTGCGCCTGCTACAAGTAAGTGAGGCATTTTATTTAATGGTGAATACACTGTTTTTCCCGAGATATCTCGTCCGAGAACCATTAAAAGTTTTTCTGATTGCTGTTTTTGCGGAACTTCCTTTACAATCTCCTTAAATGTCACTAGCGTTTGTTTAGGATTTGGAACTTCAATCCCAATAGCAGACTTTCCTGGAATAGGAGCCTCGATTCGAATCCCTTTCGCCGCAAGTGCTAAGGCGATATCATCGGTTAAGCCAATAATTTTACTAACTTTTACACCGACATTTGGTAAAATTTCAAATCGTGTGACAGCAGGTCCGATATGAACTTCTTGAACTTTTGCCTTCACATCAAAATTCTTAAATGTGTCTTCAAGTTTTCTGGCTTGTGCTTTTGCACTAACCAGCATCCGTTGCGAATTATTAGTTTGTTGATAATCTACAAGCAAATCTAATGGAGGTAGGGTGTAATTCTCATCACTCATAAACGTTTCAATCGTTGAATGAGGTTCTACTTTTTCCTGTTTTATTTTTTCAGCAAAATCACTAATTTTAAACTCGAGTTCTTCCTCCCCTTCCTCTTGCAATTCAACCTCTTGATCAAACGTTGTAATGGTTACCTCATCATTCTCAAAATCAAAAATAGGAGTGGTTGTGTCGATCATCGCATTCAACTCTTCTGCCTCTTCTTCTATCTCTTCCTGATCGGATCTCTTTTTCACCTTAGGTTTAGTTGCTTTTTTTACTTTTTTCATTCTTTTTTCTCGATACTCAAGTCTAGATAGTTTGATTCCTTCATATACATCTTTAAATGTTAAATTAAAGACGAGTAATGTTCCATAACAAAGAATAACTAAAGATAAAATATATAATCCAATTGCTGTCATTAATGGAACGAAAATCCCATAAATTACAGATCCAATGAATCCGCCACCTACTGTAAAGGTCGTATTTAAGACATCATTATTCCAATAATAATTAACCATCCCGGAAAGCAACGGTGTATTGTGTGCATTAAATTCACGATAAACCGGGAGATGACTAAATGAAATAAAAGCAATAAACATTAAATAGTAACCAATTTGACGCGTCGTAAAAAACGTCGGAACTTTTCGACTAAAAATCATTTTACCACCATTGATAATCATCGCCAGAGCCACTACCCAAAAAAACTCACCAAAAACAAATAAGAAAATTCGCTTCAAAAAAGTTCCGATAATTCCAAGTTGACCTAGAGTTAAAATAGATAATAAGATTAAGCCAATTCCAATTAACTCAATATATAAATCCGTAACAAACGTTTGTTTTTTTTGTTTCACTTTCTTTTTTTGTGCCATAATAATCCCTCTATTACTTCATAATCGTACTTTACTTATTATCTCATAAAATCCCTAATTTTCCATTAATATCTGACGTTCTTTTTTTAGAAATCTTGAACTAAGTCAAAAACAGCTGCCGTTTGGCAGCTGTTCAATTGGATTATAAATTAAATTCTTCTACAATTGGAATAATAATGGGTTTACGTTTTGTCTTGTTAAACAATAACTTCCCAATTTTATCACGTAATTCTTGACGTAATCCTTGCCAGTTTACATATTGTTCTGTCACAAATTGACCAATAATATTTCGAACCAACTCATCAAGTGCCGCATATAACTCTTCATTACCTTTTTCGTAAACAAATCCTTTACTCACAATTTGTGGTCCTGCGACAATTTCTTTTGTATTTTTATTTAAATTAGCAATCACCACAATAATTCCATCATTGGCCATTAATTGACGATCACGTAAGACCACACTTCCGATATCACCCACGCCCAATCCATCAACTAATACTTGATCAATTTGAATATGTTCCGTATGATTAACTAATTCACCTTGTTGAAATTCAACCACATCACCATTATCTAACAAAATAACATTTTCTGTATTATATCCCATTTTCTCAGCAATTTTAGCATGAGCGACTAAATTACGATATTCTCCAATAACAGGCATAATGTATTGTGGTTTTAATAAGTTCATCATTAATTTCAAATCTTCACTACTTGCGTGAGAAGAAGGTAATAAATTTTTATTAATCGCAACCACACTTGCCCCTGTACGGTATAATAAATCTAGTGTGCGAGCTGCTTTAATTTCATTTCCTGGAATAGGAGCAGTTGCCACAATAACCGTATCACTTTTTTCAATATGAATTAAACGATCCTGATGTTTTGCCATGCGAATCAAGGCATTAAATGGTTCGTAGCGATTTCCAGTTGCTAAAACAACAAGATTAGACAGATTATTATCATTTTTTTCATCGATATACAGTAAATTCATGAGCGCAGATTTCGGAATTCGCAAATAACCAAGTTTAACCGAAATATCAACAATACGTTGCATCTTACGTCCAATAATGGCAATCTTACGTCCATTTTGAATCGCTAAATCAATCACTAATTGAATACGATGTAAATCCGATGAATAAAGCGAACAAATAATGCGCCCCTCAGCACGTGAAAAAGCTTCTTCTAATTCATAAGTTAAAGAACTGCCTGTACTTGTATGCCCTGATTTTTCGGCATTGATACTCTCCGATAATAAACAAAGAACACCTTCCTTTGAAATTTCAGAAATACGTGCATAATTAGTTTGATAACGCCCCTTAGCACTTTGATCGAATGTAAAATCAGACGTATATACAATCACTCCATCTGTTGTATGAATACAAATCGCAACAGAATCTGGAATGCTGTGAGTTGTTTTGAAGAATGTGACTTTTATATCTCCAAAAAATAGCTCGTTATTTTCTCGAATTTTATATAATTTATAGTTTTTAAAATCAAGTCCATTTTCACTAAGTGAATCTTCTACTAATGCCATCGTTAAGCGTGTCCCATAAATTGGAACATTAATCAAACTCAATAATTGAGGTAAGGCCCCGATGTGATCTTCATGCCCATGTGATAAGAAAATCCCTTGTACACGTGACACATTCTCTTTTAAATAAGTAAAATCTGGAATTACCGCATCAACACCCAGCAAATCTTCAGTTGGATATTTCAACCCTGCATCTAAAACAAATATTTTATCATTTACTTCTACCACATATAAATTTTTTCCGTTTTCATCTAATCCGCCTAATGCAAATACTTTGATTTTTTGTTCAACTACTGATGACACATTTTTATCGCTATCAAAACTGCTATCACTTGATAACAGGTTACATTTTTGACAACGATTCACCTCCTTTATATCTTGAATTAACGTTAAAGCATTTCGTTGTAACGGACGTTTTTTTGCTTTTAACTTTTAAATAAATGGTTTTAAATCACAATCCTGTCCTCTTCTCATGGGACTTCAAATGTACAATTCCTTCTAAAGTACGTTTACTTATTTTGAAGATGCTTAATGTTATTTTTGAATTACTTTCCTAAACGTCAATATCAATAGGTTTTGTTCTCAATCTTAAATTAGTTCTATTTCTTCGAACAATATCCTACCCTCAAAATTAAAATAAATAAAAATGATTCATAAAAATTAAAAAACATGGCATCCCATCAATAAACTTAAAATTTGAGAAAAAGACCTAATCCTTATTACTCTTTACATTCTTGTAAGATAATAAGTCTGTCAAATTCTCTCAATTATCATTTAAAAGAAACTGCGTAATCTCTATATTCATTATAGTACACAACGCAAGATAATGACAAGTATATCCTTCTTTTTTATTTAACATTCGCTTTTTTCCTCTTTAAAATACGAAAAAACGTCTGTCACACTTCAAACAGACGTTTTGATTCTTATTCATCTATCAAATCTTTGATTTCATTAAATAAATCTAATGCCTCAAACTGATCCATCTCTACAAGGGGTAAACGAAGTGATCCGACATCCATTCCCATTTGATTTAAAATCGCTTTGATTGGAATCGGATTCGTGGTACTAAACAATCCTTTATAAAGTGGCATTAATTTATTTTGTAAAGCTTCCGCCTCTTCTAATTTTCCTTCTTTAAATAATTTATAGATTTGATTCATTTGTAACCCTGCTACATGTGAAGCAACTGAAACAACCCCAGCTCCTCCAAGTTTTAATGCTTCTAAATAATTAGAATCGTCGCCACTATATAAGGCAAAATCGGAAGGCATTACTTCTTTAAGTTGTT is a window of Turicibacter sanguinis DNA encoding:
- a CDS encoding FtsK/SpoIIIE family DNA translocase gives rise to the protein MAQKKKVKQKKQTFVTDLYIELIGIGLILLSILTLGQLGIIGTFLKRIFLFVFGEFFWVVALAMIINGGKMIFSRKVPTFFTTRQIGYYLMFIAFISFSHLPVYREFNAHNTPLLSGMVNYYWNNDVLNTTFTVGGGFIGSVIYGIFVPLMTAIGLYILSLVILCYGTLLVFNLTFKDVYEGIKLSRLEYREKRMKKVKKATKPKVKKRSDQEEIEEEAEELNAMIDTTTPIFDFENDEVTITTFDQEVELQEEGEEELEFKISDFAEKIKQEKVEPHSTIETFMSDENYTLPPLDLLVDYQQTNNSQRMLVSAKAQARKLEDTFKNFDVKAKVQEVHIGPAVTRFEILPNVGVKVSKIIGLTDDIALALAAKGIRIEAPIPGKSAIGIEVPNPKQTLVTFKEIVKEVPQKQQSEKLLMVLGRDISGKTVYSPLNKMPHLLVAGATGSGKSVCINTIICSILMRATPNEVKMLMIDPKKVELNGYNGVPHLLAPVVTDPRLASLALKKVVTEMEYRYELFSESGTRNIEGYNDYVRHQNETNEIKKTVLPFVVVIIDELADLMMVASKEVEECIMRLTQMARAAGIHLIIATQRPSVDVITGVIKANIPSRIAFGVSSAVDSRTIIDMPGAEKLLGKGDMLFLPMGASNPTRVQGAFISDEEVVRIVEFIKNQVQHEEIKQDFLENLEQGQSESNTMEDPLMREVLSYIIESKKVSASLLQRRFRIGYNRAARIVDDLESAGLIGPSEGSKPREVLMSEGQCQELMSNLK
- a CDS encoding ribonuclease J; translation: MNRCQKCNLLSSDSSFDSDKNVSSVVEQKIKVFALGGLDENGKNLYVVEVNDKIFVLDAGLKYPTEDLLGVDAVIPDFTYLKENVSRVQGIFLSHGHEDHIGALPQLLSLINVPIYGTRLTMALVEDSLSENGLDFKNYKLYKIRENNELFFGDIKVTFFKTTHSIPDSVAICIHTTDGVIVYTSDFTFDQSAKGRYQTNYARISEISKEGVLCLLSESINAEKSGHTSTGSSLTYELEEAFSRAEGRIICSLYSSDLHRIQLVIDLAIQNGRKIAIIGRKMQRIVDISVKLGYLRIPKSALMNLLYIDEKNDNNLSNLVVLATGNRYEPFNALIRMAKHQDRLIHIEKSDTVIVATAPIPGNEIKAARTLDLLYRTGASVVAINKNLLPSSHASSEDLKLMMNLLKPQYIMPVIGEYRNLVAHAKIAEKMGYNTENVILLDNGDVVEFQQGELVNHTEHIQIDQVLVDGLGVGDIGSVVLRDRQLMANDGIIVVIANLNKNTKEIVAGPQIVSKGFVYEKGNEELYAALDELVRNIIGQFVTEQYVNWQGLRQELRDKIGKLLFNKTKRKPIIIPIVEEFNL